The region TTCAAtcttttgaacttttttcttGTCCTCTTCGATTGCTTTTACATGAAATGCAAAACCACTGTTCAACTATGAGACCTGTAGTCTCTGACCTACTGCATTAAAAGGTCAGTTTTCAAAATGTACGCATGCCGCAACCTTGACTGGTGCAGCATAATAAGGTTATAGTAGGTTGTGATTTTGCAGCATATTTGGTctggcctttttgtttttaaattcagtttagttttaattagattttaatgctgttttggtagtttaattttcattttgtgaaaatgcatacctttagtttagttttcattagttttagtttttttttttaatgggaaaCTTGTCAGGGCAAGAGCCAAAAGGGCCAGAAAAGGCAAACTTCATACAATGATacaaatatatactgtatattacacAGTGTTTCTGTTGAGACAAGCTCATGAACAGAGAGCGCAGTGTGTTGCATTTCACACAGCGTAGCCCAACCAGCAGtgatctctctttctcccccgcTATCAACATTTAAACAGATAATAATCCATCTAGATCATCTAAAAAAGGGGGTTTCTTCAACAGAATGAAAATGACAGTGTTCTGTGAAAAAGATGTATTGGTTTTcaacaaacatgacaaaaaaataatcaggatataatttttttattatgctATTATAAGAACAGCATGCGTTACTCGTGTTAATTTAAATATTATGAATGTGTTATTCTTGCAATTTACTTTTCTCTTTAGTTTTAATTTACAATAATAACCTTGATATTCCCAGTCAAGCTGTTTCTACTGAAAGCAATAAACCAAGCCCCAAAACATCCTTGATGTGACAGATTACCTTATCGGGCTGGAGGCAGCAAGACACGCAGTACTCATAGATGCTACAGCAGCCGTTGGCTAGGCAGCTCTTACAGATGTACTGTCTGGTGCTGGGAGCATTGACGTTACAGCAGCCGTTAATCAGCAAGTCTTTCCTGTCACAGACATAACCTGTAAAACATCAGCACAGATAAGCTTATGCAGCGTTGATTAAAAGGCAACTCAGAGCTAACCTGTCATCATCACTGTACAGCTCTGCGTAATCGCTTCGTCTCTTACCCAATTCGTCTGTGAGCAGCGTCTTGCCCTGAATGGAGTTTCTACACTGAGTCATCTGCCGGCTGCTGTTGCCCAGGTTAAAACGGACTTTCCAGGGGATGCGGTGGTCTGAATCTTTGGCCTCCAAGAGTGTGCGGTCCCGTATGGTCCGCTCCTCCTGCAAAATCACATGGAAGGTCATGAAATAACAGATAAGATGAATTAAAACCAATTATGACTTCATTCAGACGATGTAATGCAGACATACTTTACTCTTAAATCAAGCGATATGTATGGCCTTAaaagagtgatttttttttttttttggtacacaTTATAATTCTGAAACTTACAAAACTGAAACTCTATTGTTGAAACAGAAGTGTTTCCAGAAGTTATACAATTCGCCTCACAACCCTTCTCATTGCATACAAAATATTAGAGCTGCAACAAAACAGTATTTATTCTCAGTTAAATTGATTGGCATCTGTTTTAATCATTGATATAGTGTTTTGAGTAATTTAgagttaaaaaatgtgaaaatagcTGATTCCATCGATTACATTTAGTGTGAAATGTATTTGGTTGCTTTACATTTGAATGATGGTTGTCTGAatattttttggtttatttattatttattatttatttatttggtctATTTTGGGTggtagaaaaacatttttctataaCACATTTAAGAAAGCAATCTTGGTCTTTGGGAAAGGCTTAGGGTCAacgtttatttattattattttaccctATTGAACAGGGTTACTTAAGTGCAAAAATGGGTCAACAGGATTTTATGCACCTAGAACAGGgttgggcaactggcggcccccccatcaaccctaaacgtggccctcaggtcaattttttacatatcaattaattggaaaacatttagaaaacatgacaaaatctgccatgaaaatcagaaatatgtccataataatatttgacaACTGAGTATATGTTAagataaatttgagacataatcgactgcaatcgttttttgtattctacaatttggcccctctggcagtgagaattaaatgaatgtggccccttgctgtgaccaaaaaGTTGCCCCATCCCTGACCTAGATGGCCCACCACGACTTGTTCAGGGACGCTGTTGTGCcaatttaatgattttttttttttttttttgtgtgtgtgtgctctcccGTCTCTTAGGTTTAGAGAGTAAAGatgtgtctttgtggtgtgtgtgaatCGCTGTACCTGTTTGAGTGTGCTGGTGAGAAAGTAGATGAGAGACAGTCCGAAGACTACTCCCAGCACCCAGCGCTTCCTCAGTAACCTCCGCAGCACCATCATAACATGACTCTCTGTGGGAGGCTCCGCTGACAGCGACAGTCCGAAACATCAAACCTCCACGCACATCGATTTCAGGAAATATCTAatgctttgtgtattttttgtctcttaCAACGCAAACCGTATGTTTGACTTCAACTAGCTTTATTAGACAAGATATGTCACAATACACCAGCAGGAGCCGTCCGTACAGAATGCAGAGCCAAGTTAACCCAtgctgcagatttattttactcACAAATATGCTTCTCCAGCACTggctgcaaaaaacaaaaacaaattgcgGTCCACCACAGCTAAAGACAGTAAACCAGTGGACATGCAGGCTTATCGATATTTTGTCTGCTTTGTTAGCCTAGCCTTAGCTTTCTGTCTAGGATAAGCTGGacactgatggaaaaaaaaaacactccttcaCTCTACTGCAGTGTAGTAACACATTATAGTCACACGGGACGTCGTCGTTGAAGAAACTGCTTAAATAACGCGgggaaaaaacagcagcaaattTGTTAATTATCCTACCGAACCTGACAGATCCAGCATAAGcaaaacaaatatccaacacgGATGTGGTGGGGTTGGAAGGCGGACGCTGGTTGGTGGATAGGCGCTCTCGGTGACGTCAtacaggaagtttttttttcttctcctaccTGCTCGCTGCTACCCCGGACCCGTCGGAGCATCTTTTTTGCAGCAACATCAGCCCACTTTCCCCCCTGCAACCAAATGATGGCAAAACCTGCAGGGCAATTCACAGGACGTGTTCAGGTACATTATTATAAATTGTTCTCCAGCttactttaaacaaacaaaaaaaaaaaaacatgaaacgcGACCAAAACATAGCAGAAGATAAGATATAACCGTAAGCTGGCCTCTGTGCCAGGCTGTCGATGCTAACGCTTATTTGCATTAGCAGGGTTGAACCATGTGGTGAGGAGCGGTATGCCATGCAGAGGAGACACAGCAGCAACACGGATGGCATGCCCTCTGACAGGTGAGAAAATAAGCTCTCAGAAGCAGCATAGCTTCTGTTGTCGTTCTTACAACAAATTGCCCAAAGCAGGTGGGTACCCTGCCCAAAGGAACAAAGGCAACAGTACAGTCTGTTGGATTGTTTTTCATGGGAAAGAAAGATGCAGCTCTACTGTAAATGAAATAATCTCCCTCCTTTTTCCCAACTCAGGAGCCGAAGCCAAACTTTGGGATCAGAGAGCAGTCTGGATGAGGGTGGCGTGTTCGACTGCCTGAAGCCCGACTCTCCCGCTTCACCCCAGCAGATGTTCTCAGGCCTGGTAGGTGTCCCCTCCAGCTCGGTCTCCTCTGCCCAGTTCCAGGCAGCTGGCTTAGTTCTGGGCTCTCCCCCTGAAGTTTTTATCCAGATGACCGCATCGTCCAGGGAAGAAGGTGGCCCTCATCGTACAGAGGGTGGACCTTTTCTTCCTCGACCGCCCccgcaccaccaccaccatcatcaacatcaccaccaCTTCCACCACCAGCCCCTTCAGCACAGGACCTCCTCACTGCTCCAGCAGGCCACCACCGGGGCCGCCTCAGAGAGGCACAGCTCCAGGGAGGAGACCCAGGAGGACCCGTCAAACCCTGCTCCGGCCCTGTCTGAGTTAAAGGCAGTGGTAACGTGGCTGCAGAGAGGCTTCCCCTTCATCCTCATTCTGCTGGCTAAAGTCTGCTTTCAGCATAAGCTAGGTATGCCAGCTTGTAGAGTCATAGTGTTCATGGTAAATACTTACACAAAAATATTACTACTAGCATGATGAGGCCTGGTATAGTGATTGTGTTTAACCTCTGTTCTGCAGGGAttgctgtgtgtgttggcaTGGCCAGCACATTTGCCTATGCCAATTCAACATTGAGGCACCAGGTTTCGCTAcgggtaaaaaaacaaaaaaaaaaaaaccctaaactATATTAAATACTGTGCTCaggttttgaaataaatgacacattttgaacatttcaaatgtttgctCAAACCCAGGCTTATGCTTATACACAATAAGAGCCCTATATCACATCCAAGCAACTGTATTAGCTAGTTTCTCAACAGTGAATATTCCATTTCTCACTTAGAAacgacttttttttgtgtttagctGATGTACTTGTGCCCATCTTTGCCCCCAAAGGATGTTTTGGTCTTCAAATAAAGTGTAGATAGTTGCATTGACAATGCAGTGCCACTCTGAGGAGATAATATCATTGACCAATAAAAGCATGGTCTAAGTTAAAGGtgtattattttcattatgtttAAAGGCCTCATTATTCATATAGTGTCCACTGTTAAATACAGGGATGTGCAGCACTTGTCCTACTCCTCAGTTAAAAATGGGTGCATTTTCAGGTTGGGTTGTTGATGGGACAGAGGACTAGGAGACAGTGAACTATCTCCTACTATTGCCCTGCTCTAAC is a window of Labrus mixtus chromosome 5, fLabMix1.1, whole genome shotgun sequence DNA encoding:
- the spring1 gene encoding SREBP regulating gene protein gives rise to the protein MMVLRRLLRKRWVLGVVFGLSLIYFLTSTLKQEERTIRDRTLLEAKDSDHRIPWKVRFNLGNSSRQMTQCRNSIQGKTLLTDELGYVCDRKDLLINGCCNVNAPSTRQYICKSCLANGCCSIYEYCVSCCLQPDKQLLLERFLNRAAEGFQNLFTAVEDHFELCLAKCRTSSQSVQHENTYRNPQAKYCYGESPPELLPV